Proteins from a genomic interval of Equus quagga isolate Etosha38 chromosome 13, UCLA_HA_Equagga_1.0, whole genome shotgun sequence:
- the CTSE gene encoding cathepsin E isoform X1, with protein MKRLVLLLLVLLDLGQAHGLLHRVPLRRHPSLLRKKLRARGQLSEFWKSQNLDMIQFTETCTMDQSANEPLINYLDMEYFGTISIGSPPQNFTVIFDTGSSNLWVPSVYCTSSACKTHTRFYPSQSNTYSMVGSQFSIQYGTGSLSGIIGADQVSVEGLTVVGQQFGESVTEPGQTFVDAEFDGILGLGYPSLAVGGVTPVFDNMMAQNLVDVPMFSVYMSSDPEGGAGSELIFGGYDHSHFSGSLNWVPVTKQGYWQIALDAIQVGGTVMFCSQGCQAIVDTGTSLITGPPDKIKQLQEAIGAQPMDGEYAVECVNLNVMPDVTFTINGVPYTLQPTAYTLLDFVDGMQFCSSGFQGLDIQPPAGPLWILGDVFIRQFYSVFDRGNNLVGLAPAVP; from the exons ATGAAAAGGCTCGTTCTTTTGCTGCTTGTGCTCCTGGACCTGGGGCAGGCCCACGGACTACTCCACAG GGTGCCGCTCAGGAGGCATCCGTCCCTCCTCCGAAAGAAACTGAGGGCACGGGGCCAGCTCTCCGAGTTCTGGAAATCCCAGAATTTGGACATGATCCAGTTCACTGAGACCTGCACGATGGACCAGAGTGCCAACGAGCCCCTCATCAACTACCTGGAC ATGGAGTACTTTGGCACCATCTCCATTGGCTCCCCACCGCAGAACTTCACTGTCATCTTTGACACCGGCTCCTCCAACCTCTGGGTCCCCTCTGTGTACTGCACCAGTTCAGCTTGCA AGACACACACCAGGTTCTACCCTTCCCAGTCCAACACATACAGCATGGTGGGGAGTCAGTTCTCCATCCAGTATGGGACCGGGAGCTTGTCTGGAATCATTGGAGCCGACCAAGTCTCT GTGGAAGGACTGACTGTGGTCGGCCAGCAATTTGGAGAGAGTGTCACAGAGCCCGGCCAGACCTTTGTGGACGCGGAGTTTGATGGAATTCTGGGCCTGGGTTACCCGTCCTTGGCTGTCGGAGGGGTAACTCCGGTGTTCGACAACATGATGGCCCAGAACCTGGTGGACGTACCCATGTTTTCTGTCTACATGAGCAG TGACCCAGAAGGCGGTGCGGGGAGTGAACTGATTTTTGGAGGCTATGACCACTCCCATTTCTCTGGGAGTCTGAACTGGGTCCCGGTCACCAAGCAAGGCTACTGGCAGATTGCCCTGGACGC AATCCAGGTGGGGGGCACCGTGATGTTCTGCTCCCAGGGCTGCCAGGCCATTGTGGACACAGGGACCTCCCTCATCACAGGCCCCCCGGACAAGATCAAGCAGCTGCAGGAGGCCATTGGGGCACAGCCCATGGATGGAGAA TATGCTGTGGAGTGTGTCAACCTCAATGTCATGCCGGATGTCACCTTCACCATCAATGGAGTTCCCTACACTCTCCAACCAACTGCCTACACCCTGCTG GACTTTGTGGATGGAATGCAGTTTTGCAGCAGTGGCTTTCAAGGTCTTGACATCCAGCCTCCAGCTGGGCCCCTCTGGATCCTGGGTGATGTCTTCATTAGACAATTTTACTCGGTCTTTGACCGTGGGAATAaccttgtggggctggccccagcagtcCCCTAA
- the CTSE gene encoding cathepsin E isoform X2 has product MKRLVLLLLVLLDLGQAHGLLHRVPLRRHPSLLRKKLRARGQLSEFWKSQNLDMIQFTETCTMDQSANEPLINYLDMEYFGTISIGSPPQNFTVIFDTGSSNLWVPSVYCTSSACKTHTRFYPSQSNTYSMVGSQFSIQYGTGSLSGIIGADQVSVEGLTVVGQQFGESVTEPGQTFVDAEFDGILGLGYPSLAVGGVTPVFDNMMAQNLVDVPMFSVYMSSDPEGGAGSELIFGGYDHSHFSGSLNWVPVTKQGYWQIALDAIQVGGTVMFCSQGCQAIVDTGTSLITGPPDKIKQLQEAIGAQPMDGEYAVECVNLNVMPDVTFTINGVPYTLQPTAYTLLENALLQ; this is encoded by the exons ATGAAAAGGCTCGTTCTTTTGCTGCTTGTGCTCCTGGACCTGGGGCAGGCCCACGGACTACTCCACAG GGTGCCGCTCAGGAGGCATCCGTCCCTCCTCCGAAAGAAACTGAGGGCACGGGGCCAGCTCTCCGAGTTCTGGAAATCCCAGAATTTGGACATGATCCAGTTCACTGAGACCTGCACGATGGACCAGAGTGCCAACGAGCCCCTCATCAACTACCTGGAC ATGGAGTACTTTGGCACCATCTCCATTGGCTCCCCACCGCAGAACTTCACTGTCATCTTTGACACCGGCTCCTCCAACCTCTGGGTCCCCTCTGTGTACTGCACCAGTTCAGCTTGCA AGACACACACCAGGTTCTACCCTTCCCAGTCCAACACATACAGCATGGTGGGGAGTCAGTTCTCCATCCAGTATGGGACCGGGAGCTTGTCTGGAATCATTGGAGCCGACCAAGTCTCT GTGGAAGGACTGACTGTGGTCGGCCAGCAATTTGGAGAGAGTGTCACAGAGCCCGGCCAGACCTTTGTGGACGCGGAGTTTGATGGAATTCTGGGCCTGGGTTACCCGTCCTTGGCTGTCGGAGGGGTAACTCCGGTGTTCGACAACATGATGGCCCAGAACCTGGTGGACGTACCCATGTTTTCTGTCTACATGAGCAG TGACCCAGAAGGCGGTGCGGGGAGTGAACTGATTTTTGGAGGCTATGACCACTCCCATTTCTCTGGGAGTCTGAACTGGGTCCCGGTCACCAAGCAAGGCTACTGGCAGATTGCCCTGGACGC AATCCAGGTGGGGGGCACCGTGATGTTCTGCTCCCAGGGCTGCCAGGCCATTGTGGACACAGGGACCTCCCTCATCACAGGCCCCCCGGACAAGATCAAGCAGCTGCAGGAGGCCATTGGGGCACAGCCCATGGATGGAGAA TATGCTGTGGAGTGTGTCAACCTCAATGTCATGCCGGATGTCACCTTCACCATCAATGGAGTTCCCTACACTCTCCAACCAACTGCCTACACCCTGCTG GAAAACGCCTTGTTGCAGTAG